A stretch of DNA from Paenibacillus sp. FSL W8-0186:
GAGGCCTGATACAGCCTTGGCGTCAGACCGGAGCTATGCAGAATACGCCAGAAATTGTTGCGCGGATTGGCGTAATGGTGGCCAACCTGACCGGAACGGATGCTGGGATTAAAGCCGATGAACACGATGCTCAGCCCGAAATCCAAATGATCCGCAATCTCCTGGATCTCTATGGATTCATTTGCTTCCCGCATGACATAGCTTCCTCCTTCGATGTAAACATGCTAACACGGATTCATGTGAACTACTTTCATTGAGATACGTAAGTTACTGCCGTTTATAGCAACATATTTCACCTGTTCTCTATCTTGTAAGCTCTCTACTCGCCGGCTGTCTTCCTGCTTTTCTCCTCAGGTCAGGGAGCCAGAAGAACAGTCCGTACATCATTATAAACATCGTAAGCGCGATCAACTCTTCGGCTAGCAAATAATAAGGATATGGCCCGAACAGATCCAGTATGGATGGCGTGCTCGGCTTGTTTCGTAAGAACATATACTTAGCACCGATCGCATAGTTTAGCGCACCGACGGCCAAAGCGAGCACATTCAGGAACAGCATCGCCCAGGCAATGGACCTCCATGTCGGGCGATAGCGTTCGATCCAGGTCATATAGAGCGAAGCGAGAATGATTGCCCCGTGCGCGATAAAAAATTGAAAAAAACGAAAATGCGGATACCCAAAGTCCAAGCTTGGCGTCAGCCATGCCTGCAGCGCCCCGCCGATTCCGGCGAAAAACAGGATCTGGTACAGCAGCCGATTTCCCGTCAGCAGCATTACCATTGACAGCAGCAGGGACACACTGCACAGCTCCAGCGGAAGGGTATTCTTAATATCCCACTGTCCCTCAAGCACATACCATAAGTTCAGGGCAATCTCAGATAGCAGCAGTATGCCAAGCAAGCCATAGCGAATGGCCTTCCTAGCCAACACGCTGGAACCAATATGCCTTCTCCCTGCAAAGAGTGCTGCTATCAGCAATAGCAATAACCCTATTACTGCGAGATGGGAAGTCGAATACAACCCGAAATCGGGAGCATCCTCTACCCGAAAAAAAGCGGTCACGTCCATCAGCATTTTCCTTTCTTTCATTTTTCAGGCGATCGGTTAATGTCTATAATATGGACCGAAACAATAGAACAGGTCAAGCGCTTCTTGGCTTGACCTGTCCAAATTCATGGGTACCTGTAAATTAAATTTAATCGTTGATCCTGCCGGTGTTGTACCATAATGCATCGTTGGCGGCTGCTTTGTGTATATCGATGAGAACGTTGCTATCTGCACTGTAATCCACACTTGGATTGGACGATGTGCCGGAATCCCAGATATTGTTATGAATCCAATGGATATTCGGCCATTGCAGTTCACCGATGTTATACCAAATCAAACCCGTGTTTTCACTCGTATGCAATTCGATTAACTTATCGTCCCCAAGGAACACCACTGTTGGCGTTCTGCCGCTTTGATCCTGCATGCTGCCGCTGACACTCCACGTCACTTGCCCGCTGCCAGCCCAATTTCCCGTAGTATAGCGGAGCTTGCCGCCGCTAGTATATACGACAATAATGTTCCCATTGCGAAGGTCTACATCCGGGCGCTCCCCGTTCTGATCATTTATCGTTCCTTGCGTCATCCATTCGATCCGGTACTCGGCTGGATGAAGTAGCCCGGTATGATAGAACAGCTTGCCCCCTTTCGAATAGCTTAGAATAACTTTATTTCCATCCAGCGCGATATGCGGCCATTCGCCCTCCGTATGTTGACCGCCGATAGCAATTTTCTCGTTGGTCATCCATGTGACCGTATTGTTGGGTTCCAACCTTCCGATGTTTGCCCATAGACCCGAACCGGAGCCATCTGTCTGATTGACTTGAAGCACAACGTATTGATTGTTAATTTTGGTTACGTCGCTATGCGGCTGTATACCGTTTTTATTGCTGCCGCCCGGATTGATTCGTTCATTCGTTGTCCATCGTATGTATCCATCAGGCTGTATCGAACCGACCGAATACCATAAATTATGGTTAAAAACTCCTTCTGCTTTATGAATCTCGATCACTCGTCCATCATCAGTAATGGATACGGAAGCATCCTGTCCGTTCTGCGTTCCGCCAGTCTTCTCGACCCTATGATTGTAATCGCGAAGCGGCACGAGGAAATGATCATAAAGCCGGGTCATCGCTAAATAAGAATCCGTAGATACAAAATGTCGAGTCCCGAGCTTATCGTTGGCGTATGCGAATTGAGTCCATCTTTGCGCGGCTTCCCCGTCCCCGTTCGGAAACTTATAATGCCAGGCTCCCTCATTGCCGTTTAGACTGTAAAACCGCAACGTGTACCCTTTTTGCGAAGCCAAAGCCATCATCTCTTCCAGCCGTTTCTCTTCCTCGTGCGACCAGTTTCCAGGCATCAGCAAGTCAAAGCCGCTTTCGATATGCTTCCAATGCACCGCATAAAAGCGATGATAGTTATCCGCTTCCTTTGGAAAATAATCGGCTACATTGCTGAACCTGCTGTCCGTGACGCTGTATACCTTATCCCTGAAAGCATACAATTTCTTGGTAGAAGAAGCGATGTGATCATAATACGTATTTTTCAGCTCTTCCGCGCCGGACAAACAGACTGTAATTACGCCTTCGTTAAAGCTCTGATGATCCTCCAGCAGGCTGTAGCTTAGCATATCGCCATAATGCTCAAAGATCGCTTGCAAAGAGCTGGATACCTCAGAATAATCCGGTCTATTAGCTGTTTTCATATCTAGATTGATGATGATGCTCTTCCCGTCGCCATGCACACTTCCTCTGTTTCTCGCCACCTGCTCAGCTACGTCTTCAAAATATTGATATAAATGCCTTGTATTCGGCCAGGATGCGGCATCATGCTTGACATACAGCTTGACTTGTCCTTGCAGATAGTCCGGATACTGAGCACCGGAATACGTGCTATGATCCGTATCGACCATAATATCCAGCTCAACGTTATAAAATTTCAATGCAAGCGCATCAAGGAATTTTTGATCCGGATCGCTCTCATCATACGTATCATGAAAGGCTTTATACGGATTGGCATCGATCGATCCGGGGCTGGCTTTCACGCCGGTTGTCATCACGCAAAACAACATGATACAGCTAAATGCGGCCGTCAACCGTCTAATGGTCGATGAATACGGTTTTATCACATGTACCACTCCTTTTTTGAAAGGCGTTTAATCGGAATTATTTTCGTTCCCTGCGGATCCAGAAATGAAAGACATCGTTCCTTAAATAATCGAAAGAGTACAGTACCTCTCTGTTTTGCTCGTCATAATGGAGTTGTTTCAGCAAAATAACGGGCGTTTCTTCCTCCTTATCGACCTGCAGTCGCTGCACATGATTGTCCTTTTTGTACGGAACTAGCAATTCCGTATCCGCTCTTGCGATCACCATGCTGCATTCCTCCTCAAGAAAACGGAATAACGAGCCGTTAAAATCCACACGTTCGAAGGCATCGCCTACCAGTTTTTTTGGCATGATGTTGATGGAATAGGTGACGGCCTCTCCGTCTGCATAACGAATGCGTTCCAGCTTCACAACTTGATCGCCGGCCTGAATGTTCAGCGCCTTGGCCCATTCCTCGGTGCAGGACACCTCCCCGATCATTTCCTTGTTGTTCTCCTCCGTTAAGCCGGACAGCTTAATCATCGTTCCGATGCTTTGAA
This window harbors:
- a CDS encoding TIGR02206 family membrane protein gives rise to the protein MKERKMLMDVTAFFRVEDAPDFGLYSTSHLAVIGLLLLLIAALFAGRRHIGSSVLARKAIRYGLLGILLLSEIALNLWYVLEGQWDIKNTLPLELCSVSLLLSMVMLLTGNRLLYQILFFAGIGGALQAWLTPSLDFGYPHFRFFQFFIAHGAIILASLYMTWIERYRPTWRSIAWAMLFLNVLALAVGALNYAIGAKYMFLRNKPSTPSILDLFGPYPYYLLAEELIALTMFIMMYGLFFWLPDLRRKAGRQPASRELTR
- a CDS encoding GntR family transcriptional regulator — translated: MNYTGIGGHRLVSYQNIKLEIEKMIDSKLWKVGQRLPSEYELAKYFNVSRETLRAAIKLLEQEGKLLVKHGVGTFVIKPLPVIPSRLEFLQSIGTMIKLSGLTEENNKEMIGEVSCTEEWAKALNIQAGDQVVKLERIRYADGEAVTYSINIMPKKLVGDAFERVDFNGSLFRFLEEECSMVIARADTELLVPYKKDNHVQRLQVDKEEETPVILLKQLHYDEQNREVLYSFDYLRNDVFHFWIRRERK